In the Malania oleifera isolate guangnan ecotype guangnan chromosome 1, ASM2987363v1, whole genome shotgun sequence genome, one interval contains:
- the LOC131147575 gene encoding uncharacterized protein LOC131147575, translating to MKAQITKLNTAVGVLQQEKGKFPSQPQANPVGQHSIASTSDSEVTMEHAKSITLRSGKKVETKISQKEISKGNDEGSSSNVFKEPIHESKSNEVMQEPQEIEGEKVVAKDPIVIPYPQRLKAPQKGRCNVEMLELFQQVKVNIPLLDAIKQVPAYAKFLKDLCTVKRKHNVHSKVLLAEQVSSILNATTPPKYKDPRSPTISIVIGEFKLERALLDLGASVNLLPYSVYEQLGLGELKPTKMTLELADRSIRIPKGVVEDVLVQVDQFFYPIDFVVLDTQQVVNKNSNIPIILGRPFLTMSNANIQCRNGLMKISFGNMTAEHNIFNFMKQVGDDDDVFEANSIDAILQEHLDAFSCEDPLQACLVNVVEDDCVENPKTEHFRSLLNIVEVFEVHGWTPRFEELTPSETKILPSHVLLNSYASSAQYKTFMAFEFICCIL from the coding sequence ATGAAAGCTCAAATTACTAAGTTGAACACTGCTGTTGGGGTACTTCAACAAGAAAAAGGTAAATTTCCTTCCCAACCCCAAGCTAATCCAGTGGGTCAACATAGTATTGCGAGCACTAGTGACTCTGAGGTGACTATGGAGCATGCTAAATCCATTACCCTTAGAAGTGGTAAGAAAGTTGAAACAAAAATTTCACAAAAAGAGATTTCAAAAGGAAATGATGAAGGCTCTTCAAGCAATGTTTTCAAAGAGCCTATTCATGAATCTAAGAGTAATGAGGTGATGCAAGAGCCCCAAGAGATTGAGGGTGAGAAAGTTGTTGCAAAAGATCCAATAGTCATTCCATACCCACAAAGACTCAAGGCTCCTCAAAAGGGAAGGTGTAATGTTGAAATGCTTGAATTGTTCCAACAAGTGAAGGTGAATATACCTCTGCTtgatgccataaagcaagtaccTGCATATGCTAAATTTTTAAAGGATCTGTGCACTGTGAAGCGAAAGCATAATGTGCATAGCAAAGTCCTTTTGGCTGAACAAGTGAGCTCAATCCTGAATGCAACTACACCTCCCAAATACAAAGACCCTAGGAGCCCGACCATTTCCATAGTGATAGGGGAATTCAAATTAGAGCGTGCCTTGCTTGATTTGGGGGCGAGTGTGAATCTTCTCCCCTACTCTGTCTATGAACAACTTGGGTTGGGAGAGTTGAAGCCAACAAAGATGACCTTAGAACTGGCAGATAGAAGTATTAGGATCCCTAAGGGAGTCGTGGAGGATGTGTTAGTACAAGTGGATCAATTCTTTTACCCTATTGATTTTGTGGTACTGGATACTCAACAAGTGGTGAACAAAAATTCCAACATTCCTATTATCCTTGGTAGACCATTCCTTACTATGAGCAATGCTAACATCCAATGTAGGAATGGTTTAATGAAAATCTCATTTGGGAACATGACTGCTGAACATAACATCTTTAATTTCATGAAGCAAGTTGGGGATGATGATGATGTGTTTGAAGCTAATAGCATTGAtgctattttgcaggaacacttGGATGCCTTCTCTTGTGAAGACCCTCTTCAAGCATGCCTGGTAAATGTTGTGGAGGATGACTGTGTTGAGAACCCCAAAACGGAGCACTTCCGCTCTCTTCTCAATATAGTTGAGGTCTTTGAAGTTCATGGTTGGACTCCTAGATTTGAGGAGTTAACTCCTTCTGAgactaaaattttaccatctcaTGTCCTATTGAATTCATATGCGTCTAGTGCACAATACAAGACATTTATGGCATTTGAATTTATTTGTTGCATTTTGTaa